Proteins from a genomic interval of Capsicum annuum cultivar UCD-10X-F1 chromosome 4, UCD10Xv1.1, whole genome shotgun sequence:
- the LOC124897670 gene encoding uncharacterized protein LOC124897670 has product MATDLTSTASHWRSHPSSRRIVISTIHRQQPAPRRRNRSKTPAGPAPSSTPLPRRQIVKVLGRGRKERLLQISLLILDFSVEMEPNYSWIYQHEKLIIEWVRLRMKMRMMSCYF; this is encoded by the exons ATGGCCACCGACCTCACCTCCACTGCCAGCCACTGGCGAAGCCATCCCTCCAGCCGCCGCATCGTCATCTCCACCATCCACCGCCAACAGCCAGCCCCACGCCGACGAAATAGATCTAAGACCCCCGCCGGACCAGCCCCATCATCAACCCCTCTCCCTCGCCGTCAG ATCGTGAAAGTTCTGGGGCGTGGCAGAAAGGAAAGGCTTTTGCAAATTAGCTTGCTTATCTTGGATTTttcggttgag ATGGAACCTAATTACAGCTGGATATATCAACACGAAAaattgataatagaatgggtgaggctgagaatgaagatgcggatgatgagttgttatttttag